In the genome of Cytophagales bacterium, one region contains:
- a CDS encoding PAS domain-containing protein: protein MNKLINILQNPLFIALVVAAIIIPFLPQTFDKYKMELIDSQTALVTPDKKSWSIVLYNDLNNDVKSEKVRCGILSLQSPGSYDYFILSDNKDGVICQLNFTTRLHRRSRVSFGDCDNNGFNEIYFFTFRNDSIFIQRFIDPYKGKGCEGKLTKPKYVDKVWKNNKNEIGGISEAKFYDLNGDGYKEVIFSIHTGFAQQPRNMYAYDIINDTILKSPQSGAHSGYGSPIFYDLNNDGEIEIIKGYTAAGNLPEDFPYSDNSAWLMVFDNKLNFFFDPIEFPLFQSNVLAVPYRIKGETFIAVLYRYTGTENIKPALYLYNIKGKKVKEKILPEAYNWKALNIISLNSEKRDRLYLIDFKGNIEQLNEEFETINEYKIEPLVHSFPHFIDADGDGEDELCFFSEDMQRIIIVRNDFSHPIAADVPNTGGHLALEIKRNGDLHPNIFVQRGANRYMFSYLPNPLYYLKYLIYAGIWLGLSLFIFGVQKAGAYKLEQDKKKLEHTVKERTAEVMTQKEEILTQNEVLESRKEELETMNIELDKLSLVARKTDNYVIITDKDDKIEWVNEGFTRITGFKLKNVIGQHPSVILRGDGTDPEVAKKIDKMAKTKKPFTSEILNYNKKGEPVWLYTNVTPVLDDAGEIIRYISVGSDITERKKAEEKIKQQNKNITDSIHYAERIQKAILPSDEYIREILSPVEDVGFFILYKPKDIVSGDFYFFKR, encoded by the coding sequence TTGAACAAGTTAATAAACATACTCCAAAACCCCCTCTTTATAGCTCTCGTAGTTGCCGCTATTATTATCCCCTTTTTACCCCAAACCTTTGACAAATACAAAATGGAACTTATTGACAGCCAGACGGCTCTTGTTACACCGGACAAAAAATCATGGAGCATTGTTCTTTACAACGACCTCAACAATGACGTGAAAAGTGAGAAAGTTCGCTGCGGTATTTTATCCTTGCAATCACCAGGGAGTTATGATTATTTCATTCTATCTGACAATAAAGATGGCGTAATATGCCAGTTGAATTTCACAACCCGCTTGCATCGCCGCAGCAGGGTGTCATTTGGTGACTGCGACAATAACGGGTTCAATGAAATATACTTTTTTACTTTCAGGAACGACTCCATTTTTATTCAGCGCTTTATTGACCCCTACAAAGGAAAAGGATGCGAAGGAAAACTTACAAAACCCAAATACGTTGACAAAGTATGGAAAAATAATAAAAATGAGATTGGCGGAATTTCGGAAGCCAAATTCTATGATTTGAATGGCGATGGATACAAAGAAGTGATTTTTAGTATCCATACCGGTTTTGCACAACAGCCCCGTAATATGTATGCTTATGATATAATCAATGACACCATTTTGAAATCTCCTCAAAGTGGTGCTCACAGTGGTTATGGCAGTCCAATTTTCTATGATTTGAATAATGATGGGGAAATTGAAATTATTAAGGGCTATACTGCAGCTGGTAATTTGCCGGAAGATTTTCCGTATTCAGACAACAGCGCCTGGCTGATGGTCTTTGACAATAAGTTAAATTTTTTCTTTGACCCGATTGAATTTCCCCTGTTTCAATCCAATGTACTAGCAGTTCCATACAGAATAAAAGGCGAGACATTCATTGCTGTTTTATACCGGTATACCGGAACAGAAAATATAAAGCCGGCTTTATATCTATATAACATCAAAGGAAAGAAAGTAAAAGAAAAAATATTACCTGAAGCATATAACTGGAAAGCACTAAACATCATATCACTTAATTCAGAAAAAAGAGACAGATTGTATTTAATTGATTTCAAAGGAAATATAGAACAATTAAATGAAGAATTTGAAACAATAAATGAATATAAAATTGAACCGCTAGTGCACTCCTTTCCGCACTTTATTGATGCAGACGGTGATGGGGAAGATGAACTGTGTTTTTTTAGCGAGGACATGCAAAGGATCATTATCGTCCGCAACGATTTTTCGCATCCCATTGCCGCGGATGTACCGAATACAGGGGGTCATTTAGCATTGGAAATTAAACGAAACGGAGACCTGCACCCCAATATTTTCGTACAGCGGGGTGCAAACCGCTACATGTTCAGCTACCTCCCCAACCCGCTGTATTACCTCAAATACCTGATATACGCAGGCATCTGGCTGGGGCTGTCGCTGTTCATATTCGGAGTTCAAAAGGCAGGGGCCTATAAGTTAGAACAGGACAAAAAGAAGCTTGAGCATACGGTTAAAGAAAGAACCGCAGAAGTTATGACGCAAAAAGAAGAGATATTAACGCAAAATGAGGTATTGGAAAGTCGAAAGGAAGAGTTAGAAACAATGAATATTGAATTAGATAAGCTTTCATTAGTAGCGAGAAAAACAGACAACTACGTGATAATTACCGATAAAGATGATAAAATTGAATGGGTTAATGAGGGGTTTACACGCATTACGGGTTTTAAACTGAAAAACGTTATAGGCCAGCATCCCTCCGTTATTTTAAGAGGCGATGGTACAGACCCTGAAGTGGCAAAAAAAATTGATAAAATGGCAAAAACAAAAAAGCCATTTACATCAGAAATTCTCAATTACAATAAAAAGGGTGAGCCGGTTTGGCTTTATACTAACGTTACTCCGGTATTAGATGATGCCGGTGAAATTATACGATATATTTCAGTTGGTAGTGATATTACTGAACGCAAAAAAGCGGAAGAAAAGATCAAACAACAAAACAAAAACATCACCGACAGCATTCACTACGCAGAACGGATTCAAAAGGCAATCTTACCTTCAGATGAGTACATCAGGGAAATACTCTCGCCTGTTGAAGATGTAGGCTTTTTTATATTGTATAAGCCAAAGGATATCGTGAGTGGTGATTTCTATTTTTTTAAAAGGTGA